A single window of Undibacterium sp. 5I1 DNA harbors:
- a CDS encoding ornithine cyclodeaminase: MVTFIGTQEMQTHLKKVSVEDAIARLADMIKEDYLRWSQFDKCARVASHSDVGVIELMPISDGKQYSFKYVNGHPKNTQEGLLTVTAFGLLADVDTGYPKLLSELTLTTAIRTAATSVLAAKYMARPVSRSMALIGNGAQSEFQAIAFHCILGIQELRVYDVDPAATDKLINNLRAYPNLRIIRAASTAEAVKGADIITTVTADKTNALILLPEMISEGTHINAVGGDCPGKTELHGDILKNANVVVEYEPQSRIEGELQQMPADFAVTELWQILEGQIAGRHNEKQVTVFDSVGFALEDFSAMRYLEKYVVQKDTRILDLIPELLNPKDLFGMAVTPVAQQRAMAENVVSISA, encoded by the coding sequence ATGGTTACCTTCATCGGTACACAGGAAATGCAAACCCATTTGAAAAAAGTCAGTGTAGAAGACGCGATTGCGCGTTTAGCTGACATGATCAAGGAGGACTATTTACGCTGGAGCCAGTTTGACAAATGCGCCCGCGTCGCCAGCCACTCAGATGTAGGCGTTATTGAATTAATGCCGATTTCCGACGGCAAGCAATATTCATTTAAATACGTGAATGGTCATCCAAAAAATACTCAAGAGGGTTTGCTAACAGTTACCGCTTTTGGTTTGCTAGCCGATGTCGATACTGGTTATCCTAAGTTGTTGTCCGAATTAACATTGACTACCGCGATCCGTACAGCGGCGACCTCGGTATTAGCAGCCAAATACATGGCGCGCCCAGTCAGCCGCAGCATGGCCTTGATCGGTAATGGCGCACAAAGCGAATTCCAAGCGATCGCTTTCCATTGCATCTTGGGCATACAGGAATTGCGTGTCTACGACGTAGACCCGGCAGCGACTGACAAACTCATCAACAATCTGCGCGCCTATCCTAATTTGCGTATCATTCGGGCTGCATCGACAGCAGAAGCAGTCAAAGGCGCAGACATCATTACTACCGTGACCGCAGACAAAACCAATGCATTGATTTTACTGCCGGAAATGATCAGCGAAGGCACTCACATTAATGCCGTTGGCGGCGATTGCCCGGGCAAGACTGAATTACATGGTGATATTTTGAAAAACGCCAACGTCGTCGTGGAGTACGAACCTCAATCCCGCATCGAAGGTGAGCTGCAACAAATGCCAGCTGATTTCGCGGTAACCGAGTTGTGGCAGATTCTGGAAGGCCAGATTGCTGGTCGCCATAATGAAAAGCAAGTGACTGTATTTGACTCTGTCGGTTTTGCGTTAGAAGATTTTTCTGCCATGCGTTACCTAGAAAAATATGTGGTGCAAAAGGACACGCGGATTTTGGATTTAATCCCAGAACTGCTGAACCCAAAAGACTTGTTCGGGATGGCTGTGACACCAGTTGCACAACAGCGCGCCATGGCAGAAAATGTCGTGTCGATCAGTGCCTAA